Proteins from a genomic interval of Oncorhynchus gorbuscha isolate QuinsamMale2020 ecotype Even-year unplaced genomic scaffold, OgorEven_v1.0 Un_scaffold_454, whole genome shotgun sequence:
- the LOC124018264 gene encoding GTP-binding protein Rhes-like — protein MIPVPGRNMEVNTAEKVVYLSVDGTADTFSSCATAGHPQIQLNMDDHVEQTISNQLPNVKVTGVNSQSPTILMRYKKVSSMTKASKGIFKTVTEHWRHTDKKTRVVRSSSTGTTQPTSSEMFPKRRSFDPLATLTLPDQTACTAPLEEMRLTKPRNCRRVVVLGAPRVGKTNILRRFLRGGFEEQYEPTAEDFHRKLYQIRGETYQIDILDAAKERDFPARRRLSILTGDIFLLVFSVDDRDSFKEVHALRKEIIAAKTKLMKLKENARVPIVICGNKVDLEAERVISRPEMFRALGEDTALFETSAKDTTSLEEMFQALVKLGGLPTETRPSQHREISIRTYQALSTSRSRCGRRSRALVPDAPCGAVYPLARRPSFNSDLQLVMGPSPTKRSKPIEKCQIQ, from the exons ATGATCCCCGTGCCTGGAAGGAACATGGAGGTGAACACAGCAGAGAAAGTAGTCTACCTTTCCGTTGATGGCACCGCCGACACGTTCAGCTCTTGCGCAACTGCCGGGCATCCACAGATCCAGCTCAACATGGACGATCATGTTGAACAAACGATTTCCAACCAGCTTCCCAATGTTAAAGTCACAGGTGTCAACAGTCAATCACCTACAATCCTCATGCGATACAAAAAGGTCTCGAGCATGACCAAGGCGAGTAAAGGGATCTTTAAAACGGTCACTGAGCACTGGAGACACACGGACAAGAAGACGAGGGTGGTCCGGTCTTCCAGCACGGGGACCACTCAGCCTACATCCTCGGAAATGTTCCCCAAAAGAAGATCCTTCGACCCGCTAGCGACGTTGACCCTCCCGGACCAGACTGCATGCACCGCGCCACTGGAGGAGATGCGCCTCACCAAGCCCCGTAACTGCCGGCGCGTTGTAGTACTCGGCGCGCCTAGAGTGGGCAAGACGAACATTCTCAGGCGGTTCCTGCGCGGCGGGTTCGAGGAACAGTACGAGCCCACGGCAGAAGACTTCCACAGGAAGTTGTACCAGATCCGAGGAGAAACCTATCAGATTGATATCCTGGACGCAGCGAAGGAGAGAGACTTCCCCGCCAGACGGAGGCTGTCCATACTGACAG GTGACATATTTCTCCTGGTGTTCAGTGTGGATGACAGAGACTCCTTCAAAGAGGTGCACGCACTGCGCAAAGAGATCATAGCAGCCAAGACCAAGCTGATGAAGCTCAAAGAGAATGCCCGGGTTCCCATAGTGATATGCGGCAACAAAGTGGACTTAGAGGCGGAGAGGGTCATCAGTCGCCCGGAGATGTTCCGAGCTCTTGGGGAGGACACGGCGCTCTTCGAGACATCAGCCaaagacactaccagtctagaaGAGATGTTCCAAGCCCTTGTAAAGCTAGGCGGTCTCCCTACCGAGACGCGTCCGTCGCAGCACCGCGAGATCTCCATACGTACCTACCAGGCGCTGAGCACCAGCAGAAGCCGTTGCGGCAGACGGAGCCGTGCGTTGGTTCCAGACGCGCCCTGCGGTGCGGTTTACCCACTGGCCCGCCGCCCCAGCTTTAACAGCGACCTACAGCTGGTAATGGGCCCCAGCCCCACTAAACGGAGCAAACCCATAGAGAAGTGTCAAATTCAATGA